The following is a genomic window from Theobroma cacao cultivar B97-61/B2 chromosome 10, Criollo_cocoa_genome_V2, whole genome shotgun sequence.
ataatttaattatattatatttttgccaTCATACtcaattaaattttgtgtATAAATGTTTCTTTTTAGTAAATTCTTCGCATGTTAagaatcattttcaaaatattccatAGACAAAATATTGCAGAGTAAATATTtgggaaaaaaacaaaaaaacaagtaaaagtagaaaatcatgttatttatatattaaatagaaaatcatatctttgaaattagaaagatggtcttaaattttttcctaacaaaaaatgtaaattatgtcctttgatatattaaataaaaaatcatattactttaaaaaaatatcatttcttTAAACCAAGCATATGGTGCTGAGGAAATATAAatgcaaaagagaaaaataacgTGTCTTTCAAATTAGATAAGCATTCCATCTCTAGgaagaaaatgacaatttaCAAGCATAACTAGTGCATATTAGCATGGAaagcaataaataataaaaaagccTTGTCATACTATAAATGCCCTTtacatgaaaatattattatatgtaaTCAAAAGCCAATGTCTAGTTTACAAAAATACACTAACTAGGAAAGTAATGGATGAATATTCATCATATTACATTAACTTACAACATCCATAAAACCATTAAAGTAGCTACAATAACATCACCATTATACAACCAACAACACAACGGTCAACTCAAAAGGGTTTAGACTTGTTAATGAACCTCATAATTAGTATCAACATCAACCAGAAGTGCCAAAAACTTACAATATCAGGAACTTGCCTTCACAAAAAGTTTTAGAGCCATCAAAGCTCAACAGTCAGCAAGAAATATCCTCAGCGATTTAGGTCTTCGATCAGGATCAATACtgaaaaacacaaatataAGAGTCGGAGATTCAAGAAATTTAATCGAAGCAAGAACCCTTTCCATTGCTGTCAATCCCTTTACTTGACTTAAAATTCCATCCAACTCTTAAGCCTTTTGTTGGATGTTCACCTCTGCCCCAACACTTTTGCTAAACTCAATTCCAGCctcttttatgttttcacCCAATATCGTGGCAGCAGTAATAATTGATTCGGATGTAATGGGATCACTCgtctcatttttccttttcttcttccttactGAAGTTGTTTCACTTTCAGGAGCTGATGTTTGAGGTTGAATATTAGAGAAATCCTCATCGTCGAAACTATATCTAGCTAGGTTTTCACCTTCAGTTTTCACATTTATTGTATCATTACAGTCCTGCATTTCTTCGAGGATATCTATTGCAGTTTGTGCATCTTTTCCTATTGCACGATCTCTTGCATAAATAAGACTAAGCTCATTGAAGAAAGGAAAACTCTTTCTTCTAAATGGGGCCACCTCCTTGTGACtctaataacaaaaaaaaaaatgactattagttatattattattaagaaactaatataaaatacttaaataagTTCAACTCAAAAACATACCTGTATGTAAGATTCCCATACAGGATCATCAGCAACAACCATGTTCTTTTGATCATCCCACCCAAATCCACTAGTATGTGTCTCTTGCACCATATCATATATAATAGCCTAttcttttttcaaagtctttatTCTAGACTTTATGTGAGGCTTTGCCTTCAAGTTtgcatttggtaattttgttgcaaacatatttttaagttCTAACAAATAACCCCCTCTAAAACCACTGTCAGCATTGTATTTTTCTATATTGTGCAAATCAATCAAAGCTGAAACAAGTGCAACATCTTTAGgataattccattttcttttggttctTTTTGAACTTTGAGAAGTTAGGGTTGTAGATGTGGACATTGTTTCTACCATACaccaaatatttaattataaaaattaattataatgctaaaaaaataaaagatcaaGAGATATATccaataatatattaaaacttgTTAAACTTTATTCACATGATAAAAAGTACaatataaacaacaattaacAACCCATTAAGACACTAAgaacaaataagaaaaaagcaCAACTTGTActgataaaggaaaaaaacactAAAACAGTCCTTCAATAACAATATGCCTAACAAATGTCAATCATCATTTTGCCTAGATGCTTGCCATTCATTGAACATCTGATTTGCTAATTCCATTCTCAAATTACCATAAACATCAGTAGGATCAATAGTACTTATAAAATCCTCATCAACTGCTATGTTGGTTTCAATATATTCCCCTAAATCCACTTCAATAGGATCAAAACTCATCTCCctcttaataaaattatgaagcaAACAACAAGCTATAATAATCCGATTATGTATCCTAATTGGATAATATGATGGACTCCTAAGGATACCCCACCTCATTTTCAATAACCCAAAACATCTCTCTATAACATTGCGAGCAGCAGCAtgtttcatattaaaaaattcttcAGGACTGCTTGGTTCATGGCCTTGACGccattcattcaaatgataTCGTTGACCCCTAAAAGGTGCAAGAAAGCCCTCACAATTTGTATAGCCCGCATCAACTAGATAGTAACAACCTATATaaaacaaactaaataagttatttatttatttaaatagaatAATCATATAGtacataatttattatattttcccATTATAATAGGAAAGCTTACCATGAGGCACTTTAAGTCCATTTCTTCTCCTTAGTGCATCTCGAAGAACTCTGCTATCAGCTACAGACCCTTCCCAACCAGGAAGAACAAAGACAAATTGCATGTTAGGTCTACATACACCTAACATATTTGTTNNNNNNNNNNNNNNNNNNNNNNNNNNNNNNNNNNNNNNNNNNNNNNNNNNNNNNNNNNNNNNNNNNNNNNNNNNNNNNNNNNNNNNNNNNNNNNNNNNNNNNNNNNNNNNNNNNNNNNNNNNNNNNNNNNNNNNNNNNNNNNNNNNNNNNNNNNNATCTATCTACCTTAAACCACTTC
Proteins encoded in this region:
- the LOC108663737 gene encoding uncharacterized protein At2g29880-like, with protein sequence MVQETHTSGFGWDDQKNMVVADDPVWESYIQSHKEVAPFRRKSFPFFNELSLIYARDRAIGKDAQTAIDILEEMQDCNDTINVKTEGENLARYSFDDEDFSNIQPQTSAPESETTSVRKKKRKNETSDPITSESIITAATILGENIKEAGIEFSKSVGAEVNIQQKA
- the LOC108663726 gene encoding uncharacterized protein LOC108663726, yielding MQFVFVLPGWEGSVADSRVLRDALRRRNGLKVPHGCYYLVDAGYTNCEGFLAPFRGQRYHLNEWRQGHEPSSPEEFFNMKHAAARNVIERCFGLLKMRWGILRSPSYYPIRIHNRIIIACCLLHNFIKREMSFDPIEVDLGEYIETNIAVDEDFISTIDPTDVYGNLRMELANQMFNEWQASRQNDD